The Capsicum annuum cultivar UCD-10X-F1 chromosome 3, UCD10Xv1.1, whole genome shotgun sequence genomic sequence AATTTCATGCCACAAGCATCCATAAGCTGAGTATAACAATAATTCATGATAATATTTAAGTTTAAATGGATTTTTAACAATTTATTCCAACCAAACACCATGTTCGAAGGCCTAAGACATGAAATCTCATGGCATTAATCAATTAAGATGAAACCAAACACCGTGCATCTATCACAAGTCTACTACACATGAAATCATAATCTATCTAGATCGAAGATTCTAGAACAAGCAAATCTCACCAAGGATGCTCATTTCCTTCCTTCAAGACTTAGAATGCTCATTCATCTAAGAAACAATTAGTTATAAgaataattaatcaattactttttaaataaataatttaaaaattcaaacctATTAATTCTACCTGTATTCATGCTCTAAAACATTAACCAAGGCTCAATTACCCATTAACAAGTTCAATCATATTCaactcatctccattaatggagtttcaACTCTAAAGCTTTCATGTTTATTAAATTCAAGATCTCCAAccatcaattttatgttttagaGTCACTAATTCATGCTAAGAATTGTTAATTAAAAAGCTAGAATCAACTATGGGtgaaaatactcatatcataggtttTCATGAACCTAGGGTTCtaaaccacaagaatttcaccataACTCCTCATCCTAATGATTCTAGAAGATGAACGGATTAATCAATATTAAAAAGGAGTAAAAACCTTACCTTAATGAAGGATTTTCACCCCAACCATATGCAAATCTTAGAAATGAAATATTTGAGTTTTGGGATTgaaactcatcaaaatcaacctTAAATAATGTCCACCGCTGCAGTAGTACCATTGTGGCGGTTAATTTTTCAgctcagacagtattcagttaaacagtcataactttttactccgaagGCGCATTAACAAACGGCCgaatgcgttggaaagaagactcaaagatatgtAATTTGGAGGGTATATGTCTAAGAGATATGCTCGTGTGAAGTTAACCCTAGTTTAAACTTGGCTTGAACTTAATTAGTAAAaatactttcaacttaactttggGTTAGAGGTATCGTATGACCTCAGTACATGTCCAATGTACTTCCATAATAAATAATTGGTCCTATAAATTGTGGTGTAGGAGGTTCTCATACTTTTACCTCAGATATTTTATGTAACGACGGAACGGGTCATTataatttggtaaaaaaaaataatttagtgaATAATAAATAGTAAAGTAGGAGTTAGTTTGAAGTAATACTAACTTTTATGTTTGTGAGAGTAATGGTTATATGAGATATAAATGAATTAAAGAGTAATAgatatgaactttaaattttatttacatatgaaATAAGTTATTGGTAAATATAAATGGtgagtctttttttaaaaaaaaaacttatagattaacttttgtatttgaaaatttttaaatcatgacATGAAATACCCAAATCATGTTTTTGGAGAATTTAGAATTTTATCTCATGATACAAAATCAAGCTAGAGAACCTAAGTCTGAAAAAGAGTCTTGGTTCGAAGTATAGGGAAAGAGGGAGACCACTGAATCAGTTGGCTCAGCTCTGAAAACTGAGTGATGAGAATTTTCCTTTAGAAACCTATGAAACTTTCCCTTAAGCTGATCACTTTGGCCACCTGAATCTTGTTGACTCTATTAAATTGGAGAATTGTGATGTTGACTCATATAAACTCCTCAGTAGATTCACCCCTCTCCTCTAAGAGAAGATAAGGGAACATAATAGCCCACCATCACACGACATCTCAAAGCCCGAGCTTCGTAGTAAGTTCAAAAAGGTGACATGAGATATGTGGAATCATTATGTGGAAGGATCATTAATACTTATACCCCTTCTGAGATAGGGGTACCATAACCTCACTCAAGAAAACACATAAAGTAAGATGTAGGGTTCAATTTGTCTCATGCCGGAGATGAAATTTTCATAAAGCATGTGCATCCAAATAGTCATCAGTTTGAAAAAGAGTAAAATGCCCAAATAAAACATGTAGAGAAAATCGTTCACCAATAATAGGAGTCATCATCTTCTTACTCAAATAAGCGGTCATCATTAAATTGGTTTTACTAGAGATCCTATAATAGGGACTTTCATTCCCAATAGATATCCTTGAGCAACTTTACTAATACTATTAAATAAGAGAAAGACTCAACATTTTCTATTAGTATAAGGAAGGCGATAGCTAGCGCCCAACCAATACAAGGGCTTTCCACCTTCATTTGGTAGCGCTGCTATGATGTAACGTGTGGTCATCCAAAGGCAACAGGATGTATGGTACAGGGCCCCCAATTTTATCTCTCTTAAAGTCCTTTATGAATTTCGAGTCGAGAATAGAGTTGAGGCTTATTCGATTCtatatcataattcattctcGGGCATAACTGTTCATGAAATGTGGCATGGGACATCTGTCAGCGAACGGAGTCTTACATCCAAGCGAGAGGTCAGACCAATCTCATTCATCCTAGTATGATCCAGACAGATCTTGTTGAATGAATTGATCCATTATTATATGTGCTACTCTTAGTCAATTTATTCATACTCGAACCTATCGTACTTTCCTTGACTACTCCTGAGATATAGTGAAAGATTTTTTAATGGTAGAGAGTGGGGAGTGAAAAGACTAATGCAGCAAAGAAGAGATGCATGAATCGAAATCCATTTATTAAGACAAATGACCGACAAAGAAAAGTTCCACGTTTGAACATTGGTTGATCTTAGCTTAGCGCTCTAGCCACTGCTTCTTTTTGTGTAGTGATAACGCTTTCTCTTTCTTAGCACTTTGCCCCTTTTATATAGTGAAGGCTACTTTGGTTGCGTGGTTTTCTCTTATAGGGTGGCTTGACTCTACTTGACCTATTTGACTCAGCGGTTAGGGTATCTCTTTCATACGGCGTGAGTCATTGGTTCAAATTCAATAGTAGGTAAAATTGACCGAAACCCCTGTTTTTGCCAGCATTACAGCAAGCACGGACTGCCAGCAAGGAGTCAATTGGATGATCAAAGCATAGGTTGCTTCCACATGTGGCCTTCTTCAACCATATTGACACCTTAATATCAAGGAcctcccccccctcccccctcgcGTCCAATTCCACAAGTAGGTGGAGACTTGAAGGGTCGAAAACCCAAACGAAAAATCTTTCACCACGCCACACAATTCTTTTGCAAAGTGCGTTTTCCACTCCTACCCCCACAAGCAAAGAGGTTTCAAGATCGCGTACGACCAAAAAGCTAAGTCAATGTTAAATTGCATGTCCAACACTGATTTTATCTCAtaatttcaaatcacaaaatgAAATCTCATATCCAAACGGCTATGTAGTATGATGTTGGTGCACCTCAAAGAAAATTggatatttttaattgtttgaggATAAGCAATATTTTAACTTTGAGGGTTTGATAAGTTGGTATGTTACCAACCTATCTTTACTTTAATCATAAATTTTTGCTATATTTATTTGAGACAATAGTGCATTTTAGTGCTTTACTTCTATTTTACAGGTCTGATTGTGAAGTGACCAAGGGaagaaataaatctaaaatattttatagatcGATTCTTTTACAGTATGCTATCATAAAAACAGTTACGATGTGCTTTAGTTTTTATGAATCTCACGTAACATTTTCTCACGTACCATCTTGTTCCATGTTTTACTATGAATGTGTTTAGTATGttgtgtctcgagccgggggtctatcggaaacagcctttctacttctttagaggtagagttatggactgcgtacatcttaccctccccagacctcactatgtgggaatacactgggtttgttgttgttgttgttgtatttgcgTAAAGCAGTCACGATACTAATACAATATCCACCTATATATACATAGCAAGATATAAACATCGACATAACAAGATTCATGACTTCCGCCACAAGTCAGATGGATCTTCATTGCAGCTAATGATAAGTGGTGAAGCACGAATATTGTTCCTTTCATCTAAAATCGATAACTTATCATCCTGAATAACTTTTTCAGCTTGTCCTGATAAAGAAGATGAAGCTCCGAATATCTGCACTGATAGACTTCCACCTACATAttagaagttgagaaaaatggATTCATAGAAAATTCTGCAGACATTTCCCAAGTGGAATAAAACACCTAAGACTATCAGACCTATGTGAACTACACGATCCAGCACAACCTTGTTTTTCCTAAGATTGAGCCAAAGCGTGGTAATACTCACCAACACCAAACCATGTTATTCACAGTTCAAATCAATAGGGACAGAGTAGCAATGACATGCATGACATAAAACTTTAAGCCTTTTGTCAAACTTGTGTCTAATGCTGATGTGTCGAGGAAGGCTGGCCTAGACACCATGGTtacaaaaacttttaaaaaatgttGATGGGTCGAGGAAGATTCCTGAAATAAGCTCATTTCTTTAGATCTGAACAAATTTGATAACAACACTACGACCTACTACAATCAGAATCAAGATGGTTTGTTTCCAATCTATATATTACTTCTCTGATTTGTTTTTCTTCAGCACTGTGAATGATAGCTCAACAGAAGTCATGAAATATTTTAATTCTGGAGAATCTGTTGCTTTGCTTCAGGAACCAAGTTACTGAATGATTTCCTATTACAAACTGAAAGAGGGAATTGGTATTACCTAATACAAAGGCGGCCCCAATCCATCCACTTAAACCCCATCTCTCACCAAGGAGAAACCAAGCAAACCCAGCACCCCATACTGGTTCCAGCCCATAAATTATTGCAGTCTCTGTAGCTGATACATTACACATAGCAGCCATCTGCACATTAAATTGAGACAATACACAATACAAGGGTCACGTATAGATGTCAATTCATCCTTCTGATATCTTTGAAACCAACAACAATTGCTAATAAGTTAACACACATAAAGGAGCATATTACTAGTACTAAAAGATATTTATGATCCAAATACTGGTCATTCAGCTTTCAGTACATATTCGCATCGTCAAAACTCAAGAGAGACTAGTACAGACTAAATGTCCAGTGCTATTTTTCTCAAGCAGGATGTGATGAAAGTTTACTCAACTCAACTATTTAAATCAGCATCTAAAAATATATCTAGTGACATACAAAGTTTTAAGTCACTAACCATCTAGACTCTTGatcaaaccaaaaccaaaatatgtTCCCATCGTATTTATATTTATAGTGTAAAAATATACACCAAAACATTGCTACTACAATCTCACCTCTCtcaggcctcatttgtttgcacttaatggtggtctgaatctgaatggtttaAACTTTAGGTCATTAAGTGCAGTTGTTTTCATTAAGATTTTTAGCACTTAATAGGTTTGAATAGGCCTTAATAAAGATTTTCATCAAGATCTTGAACAAAGTCTTAATAAAGCCATAATATCTGAAACTGGCAGAAGTCAAACATGAAGAGCCTTAGTCCAGCTCTAATTTGCAGCTATTTAAAGTGCcttgaagaatatttatttaggCAAACAGAGAAGTGTACCTCTATCCATAGACATAACCCAGTTGAAAATAAGCCAGTGTAAAGAGCAGGTATCCAGGGAAATGACAAAGTTGAACTCCAGAACGTTGACCATGTCAAGTCTGACGGATTTAGTGCTCGAGTACCGAAAAATGAACCTCCAATAAAGTACCACAAGGTTGATATGAGAGCAACAACCAACATCTGAAGAAATAGATGCAGACATTATGTGGTACTTAGATTGAAATCATAGTGGCCAACAAGAATATGGAAGATAGGTTATGCACAATTTCCTAACGAACCTCATAGCCAAGGAGTGGTATAAAGTTCTCTTTATTAGTACTTCGTGATATATGTTCAGTTCGTAGCATATGAACCCCAAAAAAGAGTGCACTTAAGAAGTTCAACAAGTCTCCAACCTGAAATGTTCAGATCTGCAGGTGAACACCTTTACATGGAATAGTTTGTTGGGAAGCAAACGGCCTaatgacaagttttaaataaaaaagttaaaaacaaattatttagttgaaaaaatatttaaacttttgGTAATCATATCCCAAACATATTCGGAATTGACAACTAAGGAATTCCACAAGGACTCACACATGGAGGTGAGCCACTGGACTCCAACATCACAACACCAAACAACGACATGAGAGCTCCAAACCAGGTGCGTGCAGGAATTACGGATCCTAACATGCCATCAAGCAAGGGAACCACAACAATCTGATCAGTTTAGCAGGAGTCAGCAAGGAGGAACAGTCCATAACTAGAAatgcttattattaaattaagaattcaGGAAAATGCTCTTACAGTGAGCATAGAAAGAAAAGAAGCCCGCCCAGCATCAGATGTGAGCAATCCAATTGCTTGCATAAGGTAGCCTAAGCTTACCCAAAATCCCAATTCTATCCCTGTATTACGGGTCCGAGTATCATTCGTTCGGAGTACAAAAGGGATAAAGGGAATTGCTGCAGAAGCAAATCGTACAACATTGAAGATGCCAGGATCAACAAGTCCTTCAATTTCTTTGACTACAGGAATATTACTAGCTGCAGTGTGGACAAATAAGTTAGCAACCATGAAAAAGTCATGCCGAAAGGTGAAGACAGTCATCTTCATGCAAAGCATATAATATGCAGCTATATGTCCTCAACTTCTATGATGTCACTAGCATCTGAAGATTATAGATGGCTTCTATGATGTCACTAGCATCTGAAGATTATAGATGGAAGTGTGTTTTGGCCTTGTGGC encodes the following:
- the LOC107863239 gene encoding uncharacterized protein LOC107863239 (The sequence of the model RefSeq protein was modified relative to this genomic sequence to represent the inferred CDS: added 388 bases not found in genome assembly); the protein is MSFQTLSISRSVAGEVAAGAQPAMAATVLPCTIRLSFYSVNRQRHIRHSSFHCTPTSSSGNNSIRSTNGDRESEEAAASVCKNEGNSRKKSRNHILKSLLGRGSMWKRILFASTKMRSIILLNVTTMIYASNIPVVKEIEGLVDPGIFNVVRFASAAIPFIPFVLRTNDTRTRNTGIELGFWVSLGYLMQAIGLLTSDAGRASFLSMLTIVVVPLLDGMLGSVIPARTWFGALMSLFGVVMLESSGSPPCVGDLLNFLSALFFGVHMLRTEHISRSTNKENFIPLLGYEMLVVALISTLWYFIGGSFFGTRALNPSDLTWSTFWSSTLSFPWIPALYTGLFSTGLCLWIEMAAMCNVSATETAIIYGLEPVWGAGFAWFLLGERWGLSGWIGAAFVLGGSLSVQIFGASSSLSGQAEKVIQDDKLSILDERNNIRASPLIISCNEDPSDLWRKS